In one window of Mus pahari chromosome 3, PAHARI_EIJ_v1.1, whole genome shotgun sequence DNA:
- the LOC110319645 gene encoding olfactory receptor 4P4-like, producing MENHKNITDFVFTGLWQTRQIELLFFLLFLLCYLAVLMGNSVILLTITCSHLIEQPMYYFLCHLSLMDLCYTSTVIPRLIRDLAATRKNISYNECMTQLFTAHLLAGVEIFILVSMALDRYVAIVKPLHYMVIMSRRRCDMLIVTAWVLGFWHSIALLLMVLSLPFCGPNHINHYFCDIKPLLKLVCKDVHVVSILAIANSGMVLVAIFTVLLASYILILYSLRTRSSAGLFKALSTCSSHIMVVVLFFGPCIYTYVLPLGGENKDKEISVFYTVIAPILNPLIYTLRNSEMKSAMHKVWFRLSHS from the coding sequence ATGGAAAATCATAAAAACATCACAGACTTCGTTTTTACTGGTCTTTGGCAGACTAGACAAATAGAGCTgttgttctttctcttgttcctgCTTTGCTACCTGGCTGTCTTAATGGGGAACTCTGTCATCCTTCTCACCATCACCTGCAGCCACCTAATCGAACAACCAATGTATTATTTTCTCTGCCATCTTTCCCTCATGGACCTCTGTTACACCTCCACTGTGATTCCCAGGCTCATCAGGGACTTGGCCGCCACAAGAAAAAACATTTCCTATAATGAGTGCATGACCCAGCTCTTCACTGCCCACTTGCTGGCAGGTGTGGAAATCTTCATCCTGGTGTCCATGGCCTTGGACCGCTATGTTGCCATTGTCAAGCCTCTGCACTACATGGTTATCATGAGCAGGAGGAGATGTGATATGTTGATTGTCACAGCCTGGGTACTGGGGTTCTGGCACTCTATTGCTTTACTACTGATGGTGCTCAGTCTGCCATTCTGTGGTCCCAACCACATCAATCACTACTTCTGTGATATTAAGCCTCTTTTGAAGTTGGTCTGTAAAGATGTTCATGTTGTTAGTATCTTAGCAATTGCCAACTCTGGGATGGTACTTGTTGCCATTTTTACTGTACTACTTGCTTCTTACATACTCATATTGTATTCTCTAAGGACAAGATCGTCCGCAGGGCTATTCAAAGCGCTCTCAACCTGTAGTTCACACATAATggtagtagttttattttttgggCCCTGTATTTATACCTATGTTTTACCTCTAGGAGGTGAGAACAAGGATAAGGAAATTTCTGTGTTTTACACTGTGATTGCCCCCATCCTAAATCCTCTCATCTACACACTGAGAAATAGTGAGATGAAAAGTGCCATGCACAAGGTGTGGTTTCGGCTGTCACATTCATAG
- the LOC110318935 gene encoding olfactory receptor 4C16-like produces MQLNINVTEVILLGLTQDPSRKNIVFAIFLLFYMGTLLGNLLIIATIKTSQTLGSPMYFFLFYLSLSDTCFSTTVAPRTIVDSLQKEATISFTECIIQIFTFHFFGCLEIFILILMAVDRYVAICKPLHYMTIMRRRVCGVLVAIAWVGSCVHSLVQIFLALSLPFCGPNVIDHYFCDLQPLLKLACSDTYLINLLLVSNSGAICTVSFLVLMLSYVIILHSLRNHSAEGRRKALSTCVSHIIVVILFFGPCIFIYTCPATTFPMDKMISIFYSIGTPLLNPLIYTLRNAEVKNAMKKLWIKKAVSDDKK; encoded by the coding sequence ATGCAGCTGAATATCAATGTGACAGAGGTCATTCTTCTTGGCTTGACACAGGACCCCAGTAGAAAGAACATAGTGTTTGCCATTTTCCTGCTTTTTTACATGGGGACATTACTGGGTAACTTGCTTATCATTGCTACAATCAAGACAAGCCAGACCCTTGGGagtcccatgtacttcttcctgttCTACTTATCCTTGTCTGACACCTGCTTCTCTACAACTGTAGCCCCTAGAACAATTGTGGATTCCCTGCAGAAAGAGGCCACTATCTCTTTCACAGAGTGCATAATTCAAAtctttacatttcatttcttcGGCTGTCTGGAGATCTTTATCCTTATCCTCATGGCTGTTGACCGatatgtggccatctgtaagcCCCTGCACTACATGACCATCATGAGACGCCGGGTCTGTGGGGTATTGGTGGCCATAGCCTGGGTGGGATCCTGCGTGCATTCTTTAGTTCAGATATTTCTGGCCTTGAGTTTACCCTTCTGTGGTCCTAATGTGATTGATCACTATTTCTGTGACTTGCAGCCACTATTGAAACTTGCCTGTTCAGACACATATTTGATCAACCTGCTTCTAGTGTCCAACAGTGGAGCCATTTGTACAGTGAGTTTCCTTGTGCTAATGCTCTCCTATGTCATTATTCTTCATTCCCTAAGAAATCACAGTGCTGAAGGGAGGAGGAAAGCCCTATCTACCTGCGTATCCCACATTATTGTGGTCATCCTTTTCTTTGGACCTTGCATCTTTATATACACATGCCCTGCAACAACATTTCCTATGGACAAGATGATATCTATATTTTATTCAATTGGAACACCTCTGCTCAATCCTCTGATTTACACACTGAGGAATGCAGAGGTGAAAAATGCCATGAAGAAGTTGTGGATAAAGAAAGCCGTGTCAGATGATAAAAAGTAA